One genomic region from Atribacteraceae bacterium encodes:
- the ftsA gene encoding cell division protein FtsA, producing the protein MKVFKYIDGNPAVVAAVDVGTSKICTLIGRSQGEGIEILGIGLSASQGIRKGKVVNVERTTLAIRDSLALAMEVARREPNVIVAGVSGDAISSFNIENEVLISRASREITEREMEKVVESSRSRIPGEQIRIIHLIPQSFSVDDQHGIADPQGMVGSSLGARIHVVTAQESHIQNLHKCFLDSGLEVANFIFQPYACAQSVLTSVEKEAGTLLVDIGGGTTDMAMFFDGSIWFSGVIPLGGEHLTADLSVGLRTSRDEAEKIKLKYGSVFSKLVSPDEMIEVKDMSLSSLKTIRRKFACEIIEARIKELFLLLRRQIKASGMERYLRGGVVLTGGSSLLEGINDFASTMLDLPVRGGYPDGRQYIGMVQTISNPIFSTACGLLEQALSAKGSRKKTRPFIESSFGRAQKMFDWLRDFFMMG; encoded by the coding sequence TTGAAGGTTTTTAAATATATTGACGGAAACCCTGCGGTGGTTGCAGCGGTGGATGTGGGCACGAGTAAAATCTGTACTCTGATCGGACGATCCCAGGGTGAGGGTATCGAGATCCTGGGAATCGGCCTGAGTGCTTCCCAGGGTATTCGCAAGGGTAAAGTGGTGAATGTTGAAAGAACTACCCTGGCAATTCGGGATTCTCTCGCGTTAGCCATGGAAGTTGCCCGCCGCGAACCGAACGTGATTGTGGCCGGGGTTTCCGGAGATGCAATTTCTTCGTTTAACATAGAGAACGAAGTGCTTATCAGCCGGGCAAGCCGGGAGATTACCGAACGGGAAATGGAGAAGGTGGTGGAAAGTTCACGATCCCGCATTCCCGGTGAACAGATACGGATTATCCACTTGATTCCTCAGAGTTTTTCCGTGGACGATCAACATGGAATCGCCGACCCGCAGGGGATGGTGGGGAGTAGTCTCGGGGCCCGGATTCATGTGGTTACCGCTCAGGAAAGCCATATACAAAACTTGCATAAGTGTTTTCTCGATTCGGGGCTGGAGGTAGCCAACTTTATCTTTCAGCCCTATGCCTGCGCGCAGTCGGTATTGACTTCGGTGGAAAAGGAAGCGGGAACTTTACTGGTCGATATTGGCGGCGGAACGACGGATATGGCTATGTTTTTTGATGGAAGTATCTGGTTTTCCGGGGTCATTCCGCTGGGAGGAGAACACCTGACCGCCGACCTTTCGGTTGGTTTACGAACTTCCCGTGACGAGGCGGAAAAGATCAAATTGAAATACGGCTCAGTTTTCAGTAAGCTTGTCTCACCGGATGAGATGATTGAAGTGAAGGATATGAGCCTCTCGTCGCTGAAAACGATTCGCCGGAAGTTTGCCTGTGAGATTATCGAAGCACGGATAAAAGAATTGTTTCTCTTGCTCCGTCGGCAGATAAAGGCTTCTGGTATGGAGCGTTATTTGCGGGGAGGGGTTGTCCTGACTGGTGGATCATCTCTGCTGGAAGGAATCAACGATTTTGCATCGACGATGCTGGATTTACCGGTCAGAGGGGGGTATCCAGATGGACGACAGTATATTGGCATGGTGCAAACCATTTCGAACCCGATCTTTTCCACTGCCTGCGGCTTGCTGGAACAGGCCTTGTCCGCCAAGGGAAGTCGGAAAAAAACACGGCCTTTTATCGAAAGTTCCTTTGGCAGGGCCCAGAAAATGTTTGATTGGTTGCGAGACTTTTTCATGATGGGATGA
- a CDS encoding FtsQ-type POTRA domain-containing protein: MGLNKVKIFLRILFFYLALGLLSWMIFFLLMRSDFLRIQEITVTGNHRLATSLVIETSGVLPGENIFGIRAWEVERRLERILEVRDARVKKVFPRALLIEIEEREPFAVVVIGDVTYCVDRDAFEVSNIREETASLPRIWMDYYDSGALADALEMIDLWKETFETPLTEIRVEDRKLFILNLYNGIFIRSEGPRNLQDKAALLAPLLREVQIKALQVGGFDLRMRRDIVLIRNEGESF; encoded by the coding sequence ATGGGTCTTAACAAGGTAAAAATATTTCTTCGTATCCTTTTTTTTTATCTCGCCCTGGGTCTTCTCTCCTGGATGATTTTCTTTCTGCTCATGCGTAGCGATTTCCTCAGGATTCAGGAAATTACCGTCACCGGGAATCACCGATTAGCGACAAGCTTGGTTATTGAAACATCTGGAGTGCTTCCCGGAGAGAATATTTTTGGCATCCGGGCCTGGGAAGTGGAAAGAAGATTGGAGAGAATTCTTGAGGTCCGGGATGCACGAGTGAAAAAAGTGTTTCCACGGGCATTGTTGATCGAGATCGAAGAGCGGGAGCCCTTTGCTGTCGTGGTGATCGGTGATGTCACGTATTGTGTCGACCGGGATGCGTTTGAAGTGTCCAATATTCGTGAGGAGACCGCCTCACTACCCCGCATCTGGATGGATTATTATGATTCCGGAGCCCTTGCCGATGCGTTGGAAATGATCGATCTATGGAAAGAAACATTTGAAACGCCCCTGACGGAGATCCGGGTCGAAGATCGAAAGTTATTTATTTTGAATTTGTATAATGGTATATTTATTAGGAGCGAAGGACCGCGTAATCTGCAAGATAAAGCGGCCTTGCTCGCACCACTTTTGCGAGAGGTACAGATTAAAGCTCTCCAGGTGGGAGGTTTCGATTTGAGAATGAGACGGGACATCGTCTTGATTCGAAACGAAGGTGAGTCTTTTTGA
- the murB gene encoding UDP-N-acetylmuramate dehydrogenase, translating into MEGRHLLVWEDLILLRRELAKTQGWDFLPEPEMRCLTTWKIGGKAKALVKVRCVEALNRLIAFLDRRGITWRILGKGSNILVDDRGFNGVVIILEGDFAQLELVGSCEIEAGSGTRLIKLVSLSLFHGLTGVEFLVGVPGTIGGALLVNAGCFGQEIGRLAKQILVRNGDGTTRWLEQEEAGFTYRHSTLRLKRHVILKARFHLLPSPPEAVREKIRNYNLLRKKTQPIGYPSAGSVFKNPTEDYAARIIEAMGFKGIRVGDAQVSTRHSNFIINRGRATYREVHFLIEWIRSEVYRKRGIILENEIEVW; encoded by the coding sequence GTGGAAGGTAGGCACCTGCTTGTGTGGGAAGACCTGATTCTTCTCCGTCGGGAGCTTGCCAAGACGCAGGGATGGGATTTCCTTCCCGAACCGGAGATGCGTTGTCTCACCACCTGGAAAATCGGCGGCAAGGCTAAAGCCCTGGTGAAGGTTCGATGTGTCGAGGCCCTGAACCGTCTCATCGCCTTTCTTGATCGGCGGGGAATTACCTGGCGCATCCTTGGTAAGGGATCGAATATTCTCGTCGATGATCGGGGGTTCAATGGCGTTGTAATCATCCTGGAAGGAGATTTTGCCCAGCTCGAGTTGGTTGGTTCATGTGAAATCGAGGCAGGATCGGGAACCCGCTTGATTAAACTGGTGAGCCTTTCTCTCTTCCATGGTTTGACCGGCGTGGAGTTTCTGGTTGGGGTGCCGGGAACGATTGGCGGGGCATTGTTGGTGAATGCCGGTTGTTTTGGCCAGGAAATCGGTCGCCTGGCCAAACAAATTCTGGTCAGGAATGGTGATGGTACAACGCGGTGGCTTGAGCAAGAAGAGGCTGGATTTACTTACCGTCATTCGACCCTACGTCTGAAGCGCCATGTTATTCTCAAGGCCCGTTTTCATTTGCTACCCTCTCCGCCGGAAGCTGTCCGAGAGAAAATCAGGAATTATAATTTGTTACGGAAAAAAACTCAACCTATCGGCTATCCTTCTGCCGGGAGTGTTTTTAAAAATCCAACTGAAGATTATGCCGCCAGGATTATCGAGGCCATGGGGTTTAAGGGTATTCGGGTCGGGGACGCGCAAGTTTCGACCAGGCACTCGAATTTTATTATCAATCGAGGACGGGCCACGTACCGGGAGGTTCATTTTCTGATCGAATGGATACGAAGCGAGGTTTACAGGAAAAGGGGAATCATCCTGGAAAATGAAATAGAGGTTTGGTAA
- the murC gene encoding UDP-N-acetylmuramate--L-alanine ligase yields MERETLSLPRDLFFIGIGGTGMSGLALIARGMGYRVSGSDITESEMTVRLRERGIPVYVGHCRERIQRNGAVIVSSAIPAENEELCAARELRLPIVHRGVMLASLLNRKRGIAVSGTHGKTTTTSLISLLLETAGLQPTVLIGGELEDIGGNAKIGESDLFVAEADESDGSFLKLRPYCGVITNIEDDHLEHYGSMDKAVEAYQIFLERIKPGGLAVLCKDHPNVRTIIPTRKRSFRVLTYGMTEEELDCRALVLREKQRGYAFRVSNGKHSLGDFETNIPGLFNVLNALACIAVGVELEIGSSTIRDAIASFSGVKRRFECIGFYRGTQVVDDYAHHPTEMEVVLQAAVHQTAGRLVVVFQPHRYTRTGRLYREMAQMLGSAHRVLILPIYPAGERPVENVTSELVYRAMKEKGYDQAFLSESLDDAVRILEEWLEPGDLLITMGAGDVWKVGTCLCGKT; encoded by the coding sequence TTGGAGAGAGAGACCCTCAGCTTACCCCGAGACCTCTTTTTCATTGGTATCGGGGGAACCGGTATGAGTGGTCTGGCGCTCATTGCCCGGGGAATGGGTTACCGGGTGAGTGGTTCGGATATAACCGAGAGTGAAATGACCGTACGCCTGCGGGAACGGGGCATTCCTGTTTATGTCGGGCATTGTCGGGAAAGAATCCAGCGAAACGGAGCGGTGATTGTCTCATCGGCGATACCTGCGGAGAACGAGGAGTTGTGCGCGGCCCGTGAGTTAAGACTCCCTATTGTTCATCGAGGCGTGATGTTGGCATCTCTCCTCAACCGGAAAAGAGGCATCGCCGTTTCCGGAACCCATGGGAAAACGACCACCACCTCGTTGATATCCCTCCTTTTGGAGACGGCAGGGCTTCAGCCGACCGTCCTCATCGGTGGTGAACTGGAAGATATTGGCGGAAACGCCAAGATAGGAGAGAGTGATCTTTTTGTAGCTGAAGCCGACGAGAGTGACGGATCGTTTCTGAAGCTGAGACCTTATTGTGGCGTCATAACCAACATCGAAGACGATCATCTCGAACATTACGGCTCCATGGACAAGGCAGTCGAAGCTTATCAGATCTTTCTGGAGCGTATCAAACCGGGAGGGCTGGCCGTGCTTTGCAAGGATCATCCTAATGTTCGAACCATCATTCCCACCAGGAAGCGTTCCTTTCGGGTGTTGACGTATGGTATGACCGAGGAAGAACTGGATTGCCGCGCACTGGTCCTCAGGGAAAAACAACGAGGGTACGCCTTTCGAGTGAGTAACGGAAAGCACAGTCTGGGAGATTTCGAGACTAATATTCCCGGACTCTTCAATGTCCTGAATGCCTTAGCCTGCATTGCCGTCGGTGTGGAGCTGGAAATCGGTTCATCCACAATCAGGGATGCGATTGCTTCGTTCAGCGGAGTCAAGAGGCGGTTTGAGTGCATTGGATTCTATCGTGGTACACAGGTGGTGGACGACTACGCTCATCACCCCACCGAAATGGAGGTGGTTCTCCAGGCTGCCGTCCATCAGACGGCGGGACGCCTGGTGGTAGTCTTCCAGCCACACCGGTATACCCGCACCGGCAGGCTGTATCGGGAAATGGCGCAGATGCTGGGCAGCGCTCATCGGGTGCTTATACTTCCCATCTATCCGGCGGGAGAAAGGCCCGTTGAGAACGTCACATCCGAACTCGTCTACCGGGCGATGAAAGAGAAAGGTTATGATCAGGCCTTTCTCTCGGAAAGCCTGGATGATGCCGTTCGAATACTCGAGGAATGGCTGGAGCCCGGCGATCTCCTGATCACGATGGGAGCGGGTGATGTGTGGAAGGTAGGCACCTGCTTGTGTGGGAAGACCTGA
- a CDS encoding UDP-N-acetylglucosamine--N-acetylmuramyl-(pentapeptide) pyrophosphoryl-undecaprenol N-acetylglucosamine transferase, with amino-acid sequence MRRFYICAGGTAGHIFPGLAVAEELQKEGVLAVHFIGTRRGMEDRFIGQAGFPLHYICARGWDRTLGWSFFRMLLLNTIGFFQAFRLIAAQRPCGILCMGSYVSLLIGFWGRIFRIPLFVHEQNVLPGLANRVVSRWARKIFISFEDSLAYFQNQDTISLTGNPLRKTVREWRGKQEEARAFFGFKPDLRTVFVIGGSLGSSLINRVFAEVWRNWTGTPFQVIHTTGKEEGRPLGQFVANDPGRYLVFDFLPDPGAAYAAADVVVCRAGASTTFEVDWFQLPAIMIPFEGATESHQELNAGWLRRRQPVEVFGEREFNPINLARALERMFALKRESWNGQEGRQEAAELIAKAIVEELQRG; translated from the coding sequence ATGAGACGATTCTATATTTGTGCCGGCGGTACCGCAGGTCACATATTTCCCGGATTAGCCGTTGCCGAAGAACTCCAAAAGGAAGGTGTGCTCGCAGTCCACTTTATCGGAACCAGGAGGGGTATGGAGGACCGGTTTATCGGCCAAGCCGGGTTTCCTCTTCACTACATCTGCGCCCGGGGTTGGGACCGGACGCTTGGATGGTCTTTTTTCCGTATGCTTCTACTTAATACCATCGGGTTTTTCCAGGCCTTCAGGTTGATTGCCGCGCAGCGACCTTGCGGAATTCTCTGTATGGGAAGCTATGTTTCTTTGCTCATCGGATTCTGGGGTCGGATCTTCCGTATCCCCCTTTTTGTCCACGAACAAAATGTACTGCCGGGACTGGCTAATCGGGTTGTTTCCCGGTGGGCCAGAAAAATTTTTATTTCTTTCGAGGATTCATTGGCATATTTTCAAAATCAGGATACAATTTCCCTGACGGGGAATCCGCTGAGGAAAACCGTTCGAGAATGGAGAGGGAAACAAGAGGAAGCCAGAGCTTTCTTCGGCTTCAAGCCTGACCTTCGTACCGTGTTTGTCATTGGCGGCAGCCTGGGCTCTTCCCTGATCAACCGGGTTTTTGCGGAAGTATGGCGAAACTGGACTGGTACTCCCTTTCAGGTGATTCATACGACCGGAAAGGAGGAAGGCCGGCCCCTTGGGCAGTTTGTTGCGAATGATCCCGGCCGGTACTTGGTATTCGATTTTCTTCCTGATCCAGGAGCGGCCTATGCCGCAGCCGACGTTGTGGTTTGCCGAGCTGGGGCCAGCACGACCTTTGAGGTGGACTGGTTTCAACTTCCCGCCATCATGATCCCCTTCGAAGGGGCGACCGAGAGTCATCAGGAATTGAACGCGGGCTGGCTTCGGAGAAGACAGCCGGTAGAGGTATTCGGAGAACGGGAATTCAATCCCATCAACCTGGCCCGGGCGCTTGAGCGGATGTTTGCCCTCAAGCGGGAATCGTGGAATGGTCAGGAAGGCCGACAAGAAGCTGCCGAACTCATTGCCAAAGCCATTGTTGAGGAATTACAGAGGGGTTAA
- the ftsW gene encoding putative lipid II flippase FtsW, producing MVELPQAPLHRFKIFRMEKVNWEWWWDIDPPLFWSTLILLSLGIVMVFSASMTTGLDLFADPFFFLKRHLVGLGVSLPFFVAASVFNLELLRRLSRKLLVFSFILLILVFVPGIGREVGGAYRWLAIGFQPSELAKLSVILYMADALVHYRDRAQDFIYGVVPFLLVVGGTCLLVLLAPSLGTALFLVIIAFLMLYLGGRRIFHLLLPVIIIIPTVFFLVFFSGNVYWRARVESFLNPEKDPLGKGFQIIQSLIALGSGGIFGLGLGESRQKFFYLPERHTDFIFAIIGEEFGFVGTLSILVLFGVILWRGWRIAVQTQNEFEGLLAMGLTLSIFVQATINLSVVLKIIPITGITLPLMSYGNSSLLITLIKIGILFNIASRKKGNVG from the coding sequence ATGGTTGAACTGCCTCAAGCCCCTCTCCATCGTTTTAAAATTTTCCGGATGGAGAAAGTAAACTGGGAATGGTGGTGGGATATTGACCCTCCCCTCTTCTGGTCGACGCTCATCCTGCTCAGTTTGGGAATCGTCATGGTTTTCAGCGCCAGCATGACGACTGGGCTGGATCTCTTCGCCGATCCCTTCTTTTTTTTGAAAAGGCATCTGGTAGGGCTTGGAGTATCCCTTCCTTTTTTTGTGGCGGCCAGCGTATTCAACTTGGAGTTGCTGCGGCGTCTGAGCCGTAAGTTGCTCGTTTTTTCCTTTATCCTGCTCATTCTTGTCTTTGTCCCTGGCATCGGCCGCGAAGTGGGCGGGGCATACCGCTGGCTCGCCATTGGATTTCAGCCCTCAGAATTGGCGAAGTTGAGTGTCATCCTGTACATGGCCGATGCCTTGGTCCATTATCGGGACCGGGCTCAGGACTTTATATACGGTGTCGTTCCCTTTCTGCTTGTCGTCGGGGGAACGTGCCTGCTGGTTCTTCTCGCACCTAGCCTGGGGACCGCCTTATTTCTTGTGATCATTGCCTTTCTCATGCTTTACCTGGGTGGCCGACGTATTTTTCACCTTTTGTTGCCGGTGATTATCATCATTCCCACCGTTTTTTTCCTGGTTTTTTTCAGTGGAAACGTTTACTGGAGAGCCCGGGTCGAATCCTTTCTCAATCCGGAAAAAGATCCGCTGGGGAAGGGTTTTCAAATCATTCAATCTCTGATCGCCCTGGGATCGGGAGGCATTTTCGGTCTGGGACTGGGGGAAAGCCGGCAGAAATTTTTCTATCTCCCCGAACGGCATACCGATTTCATTTTTGCGATTATCGGTGAGGAATTCGGTTTTGTGGGCACCCTGTCCATTCTCGTATTATTTGGCGTTATCCTCTGGAGAGGCTGGCGGATAGCCGTTCAGACCCAGAATGAATTTGAGGGACTTCTGGCCATGGGTCTCACGCTCAGCATCTTTGTTCAGGCAACGATCAATCTGAGTGTCGTCCTCAAAATCATACCCATTACCGGAATCACTCTACCTTTGATGAGTTATGGCAATTCATCGCTGCTTATAACCCTGATCAAGATAGGCATTCTTTTCAATATCGCTTCCCGGAAAAAGGGTAATGTCGGATGA
- the murD gene encoding UDP-N-acetylmuramoyl-L-alanine--D-glutamate ligase, protein MPDYIVIGLGNTGLKVSRFLLDHGERVFAVDDNLAPEAIPAEITSHPGFNFIPNDQWGRLVRHPFHEGIVSPGVPGDHSLVKALQSRGISLISEIELASRVLSFPLIGITGSNGKSTTVSLVGAIFHEAGIPAFVGGNLGTPLLEACLSGTRYEWGVVEVSSFQLERTYTARFHLAAILNVFPNHLDRHRTMINYALTKARILNNQCREDFTLINSSRSSWHTLFCRLSRSRIVPFSTQGRLSEGFFYDGLIIREQWCGHRYSLSTQAWKLPGLHNLENLLCAVATARTAGVDIPSIERALGRFRGLAHRLEPVEEYNGVLFINDSKSTTPAATRAAVESIAGPLVLLVGGRAKLPDFSELSAVLTQDKIKAVILFGESGDLLKEFIPGELLCCQVHDLAEAVQRARLIAGMGDVVLLSPGCASWDQYRNFEDRGEHFRRLIHG, encoded by the coding sequence GTGCCCGATTATATTGTCATTGGATTGGGAAACACAGGCCTCAAGGTGTCACGGTTTCTTCTGGATCACGGCGAGCGGGTTTTTGCGGTCGACGACAACCTTGCTCCTGAGGCGATCCCTGCGGAAATCACCTCACATCCCGGATTTAATTTCATTCCGAATGACCAGTGGGGTCGTCTCGTCCGCCATCCTTTCCATGAAGGAATCGTCAGCCCCGGCGTACCTGGTGATCATTCTCTCGTCAAAGCTTTACAAAGCCGGGGAATCAGCTTGATCAGCGAGATTGAGCTGGCTTCCCGGGTTCTGTCTTTTCCGCTGATTGGCATCACCGGATCAAATGGAAAGAGCACCACCGTTTCCCTCGTCGGTGCGATATTTCACGAGGCGGGAATCCCGGCTTTTGTGGGAGGGAATTTGGGGACCCCGTTGTTGGAGGCCTGCCTTTCAGGAACTCGCTACGAGTGGGGAGTGGTGGAGGTTTCCAGTTTTCAACTGGAAAGAACCTATACAGCCCGTTTTCATCTGGCCGCGATTCTCAACGTTTTTCCCAATCATCTCGACCGGCATCGGACAATGATCAATTACGCGCTCACCAAAGCCCGCATATTGAATAATCAGTGTCGGGAAGATTTCACTCTGATCAATTCCAGCAGATCTTCCTGGCATACTCTTTTTTGCCGCTTGAGCCGCTCGAGGATTGTGCCCTTTTCCACGCAAGGACGGCTTTCCGAAGGGTTTTTCTACGATGGACTGATCATCAGGGAACAATGGTGTGGTCATCGCTATTCTCTTTCGACTCAGGCTTGGAAATTGCCGGGACTCCATAACCTGGAAAATCTCCTCTGTGCCGTTGCCACAGCCCGGACAGCTGGGGTGGACATTCCTTCGATTGAGCGGGCGCTGGGGCGCTTCAGGGGCCTGGCGCATCGTTTGGAACCGGTGGAGGAATACAATGGAGTTCTGTTTATCAACGATTCGAAGTCGACGACCCCGGCGGCGACCCGGGCTGCGGTCGAGTCGATCGCGGGACCTCTGGTTCTATTGGTGGGCGGCCGGGCCAAATTGCCGGATTTCTCTGAATTGAGTGCTGTCTTGACTCAGGACAAGATCAAGGCGGTCATTCTTTTCGGAGAATCGGGAGATTTGCTCAAAGAATTTATCCCGGGTGAACTTCTCTGTTGCCAGGTTCACGACCTCGCAGAGGCTGTACAGAGGGCCCGCCTGATCGCCGGTATGGGTGATGTGGTCCTTCTTTCTCCAGGATGCGCCAGCTGGGATCAGTACCGGAACTTTGAAGATCGGGGAGAGCACTTCCGGAGGTTGATTCATGGTTGA
- the mraY gene encoding phospho-N-acetylmuramoyl-pentapeptide-transferase, translating into MGFTHLRDGFTAFLLSWAIGLVVFPFFINWQRRRSLGQKIKKEGPNLHLHKENTPSIGGMVIVFSIVLTALFRKEWMGAWVFPAIVVVSFTAIGFLDDYFKSFLEKPWGIKARFKFLAQVVFSGMVMGWMVQNLSPEISLPFTQITLTLSRPLFFLFGVFVLLASTNAFNISDGLDGLAGGCGIISFLFWGWFFFLTGNPGMTALNLSIAGALFAFLWFNAWPAKIFMGDSGSLGLGALLGFMALASGQTLLLLFCGFVFVLETLSVIIQVTSFKIFGKRVFLMSPLHHHYELRGWKEHQITLRFWMVQALGAVIAVLGIRG; encoded by the coding sequence ATGGGATTCACTCATCTGCGGGATGGCTTTACGGCGTTTCTCCTGTCCTGGGCGATCGGCTTGGTGGTGTTTCCTTTTTTTATCAACTGGCAGAGGAGACGGAGCTTGGGTCAGAAAATAAAAAAAGAAGGCCCGAATCTGCATCTTCACAAGGAGAATACCCCCAGTATAGGTGGGATGGTTATCGTCTTCTCCATCGTTCTGACCGCTCTTTTCCGGAAAGAATGGATGGGAGCCTGGGTTTTTCCCGCGATCGTTGTCGTTTCGTTTACCGCGATCGGGTTTTTGGATGATTATTTCAAGAGTTTTCTGGAAAAACCCTGGGGTATTAAAGCCCGTTTCAAATTTCTTGCCCAGGTGGTTTTCTCCGGGATGGTCATGGGCTGGATGGTGCAGAATCTTTCTCCCGAAATTAGCCTCCCGTTCACCCAGATTACCCTCACCCTATCCAGACCCCTCTTTTTTTTGTTCGGTGTCTTTGTGCTTTTGGCGTCAACGAACGCCTTCAATATTTCCGACGGCTTGGACGGTCTGGCTGGTGGGTGTGGCATAATTTCTTTTCTTTTTTGGGGATGGTTTTTCTTTTTGACCGGCAATCCGGGAATGACGGCTCTTAATCTTTCGATAGCCGGCGCGCTTTTCGCCTTTTTATGGTTTAACGCCTGGCCGGCGAAAATTTTTATGGGAGATTCCGGTTCTCTGGGATTGGGGGCTCTTCTCGGGTTTATGGCCTTGGCTTCCGGCCAAACCCTCCTCCTGTTGTTTTGTGGATTCGTCTTTGTTCTGGAAACACTTTCCGTAATCATTCAGGTGACATCGTTTAAAATTTTTGGAAAGAGAGTCTTTCTCATGAGTCCACTGCATCATCATTATGAATTGCGAGGATGGAAGGAACATCAGATCACTTTGCGTTTTTGGATGGTCCAGGCCTTGGGAGCGGTGATTGCGGTCCTGGGAATTAGAGGATAA
- the murF gene encoding UDP-N-acetylmuramoyl-tripeptide--D-alanyl-D-alanine ligase, giving the protein MRFKPGEIESLTGATMVSRGSAGLFARIAIDSRECSKDTLFVALRGERTDGHNFLTDAWKRGAAGALVEKDGCFLPDFTVFRVTDTENTLKNLGKACTGLLQGTRLAFTGTVGKTTAKRFFQELLSSRFQVEATPRSFNTVIGMAVSLCNFSVTSSYYLLEAGINHPGEMAELSSLAQAEIAIFTPFGEGHLEGLRDVETVAREKMRLVCGKTRRVYLYTGNRCFASIRDLAKSNRPEIVTFGGPDHPSSHIVLEEFTFEPDTVRSRFQLRIGRDRPLFRSKIVSPEVALLLGPAVHFALECGITLPQIVERTEAMVASPGRETLTWIGNGVVIDDTYNANPLSMKKAIHLLDGFRQKGYETWAVLGDMLELGDASDRAHQELIRFLLKLRIDQVILLGAVFHRAADQVLSGDAAGQGVFLVSSHAEGTAIFREKLAISPRKWVILFKGSRAMEMERAIPMEWRSP; this is encoded by the coding sequence ATGCGGTTCAAACCCGGAGAGATTGAATCTCTGACCGGGGCGACGATGGTTTCTCGTGGTTCAGCCGGATTGTTTGCCAGGATTGCCATTGACAGCCGGGAGTGTTCCAAGGATACGCTCTTTGTAGCTTTGCGGGGCGAGAGAACCGACGGGCATAACTTCCTTACTGATGCCTGGAAACGGGGAGCCGCCGGGGCTTTGGTGGAAAAGGACGGATGTTTTCTGCCGGATTTTACCGTTTTTCGTGTGACGGACACCGAAAATACCCTGAAAAATCTGGGGAAAGCGTGTACCGGTCTTCTCCAGGGTACTCGCCTGGCTTTTACCGGCACAGTGGGGAAGACGACGGCCAAGCGCTTCTTTCAGGAGTTACTTTCATCCCGCTTCCAGGTCGAGGCCACTCCCCGCAGTTTCAATACCGTTATAGGTATGGCGGTCTCCCTGTGTAATTTCTCGGTTACCAGCAGTTATTACCTTTTGGAAGCGGGTATCAATCACCCCGGGGAGATGGCGGAATTGTCATCTCTGGCCCAGGCGGAAATAGCCATCTTCACTCCCTTTGGAGAGGGCCATTTGGAGGGCTTGAGAGATGTGGAGACGGTAGCCAGGGAAAAAATGCGTTTGGTTTGCGGGAAAACCCGGCGGGTGTACCTCTATACCGGCAACCGGTGCTTTGCCAGTATCCGGGATCTTGCGAAGAGTAACCGGCCTGAAATAGTAACTTTCGGTGGTCCCGACCACCCCTCATCCCATATTGTCCTGGAAGAATTCACCTTTGAGCCGGATACCGTACGATCACGGTTCCAGTTGCGAATCGGTCGGGATCGGCCTCTCTTCCGTTCGAAAATTGTCAGCCCGGAAGTGGCGCTTCTCCTCGGACCGGCCGTTCATTTTGCCCTTGAATGCGGGATCACCCTCCCACAGATTGTGGAACGGACGGAAGCCATGGTTGCCTCACCTGGCAGGGAAACCCTGACCTGGATCGGTAACGGAGTCGTTATCGATGATACCTATAACGCAAATCCCCTCTCGATGAAAAAAGCGATTCATCTTCTAGACGGTTTTCGGCAGAAAGGCTATGAAACCTGGGCGGTCCTGGGGGATATGCTCGAGTTGGGCGATGCCTCTGATCGGGCCCATCAGGAGCTAATACGTTTTCTTCTGAAGTTGCGGATCGACCAGGTCATTCTCCTGGGCGCTGTATTTCATCGGGCGGCCGACCAGGTCTTGTCCGGTGATGCGGCGGGGCAGGGAGTGTTTCTGGTTTCATCACACGCTGAGGGAACCGCCATCTTTCGTGAAAAACTGGCCATTTCCCCGCGCAAATGGGTAATTCTTTTTAAGGGTTCGCGGGCGATGGAGATGGAACGGGCGATACCGATGGAGTGGAGGAGCCCGTGA